A genomic segment from Limosilactobacillus sp. encodes:
- the tpiA gene encoding triose-phosphate isomerase, translating into MRVPMIAGNWKMNKTVDEAVSFVNQIKDQLLPANQQETALAAPTLSLVPMVQAAAGSPLKVMAENCYYQDAGAFTGETSPRALYAAGIHHVILGHSERRTYFHETDELINKKVKAALGNGLCPIVCCDDTMGRRVANDQKIHWVVNRILEDVKDLSQNEVAKVTIAYEPSWAIGTGQSADPSQAEEGCYLIRQTIADMYGEQIANEVRILYGGSVTTKNVNALMAKPDIDGALVGIASLDPQTFLQIVNH; encoded by the coding sequence ATGCGGGTTCCGATGATTGCCGGAAACTGGAAAATGAACAAGACGGTCGATGAGGCGGTCAGCTTTGTCAACCAGATTAAAGACCAATTGCTGCCAGCCAATCAACAGGAGACGGCGCTGGCGGCACCGACCCTGTCTCTGGTGCCAATGGTGCAGGCGGCCGCGGGTTCGCCCCTGAAGGTGATGGCGGAGAACTGTTACTACCAGGACGCGGGAGCCTTTACCGGGGAGACCAGCCCCCGGGCCCTGTATGCCGCCGGAATCCACCACGTCATTCTCGGCCACTCGGAGCGCCGGACCTACTTTCATGAGACCGACGAACTGATCAATAAGAAGGTCAAGGCGGCGCTGGGCAACGGTCTGTGTCCAATTGTCTGCTGTGACGACACGATGGGCCGGCGGGTGGCCAACGACCAGAAGATTCACTGGGTGGTCAACCGGATCTTGGAGGACGTCAAGGATCTCAGCCAGAACGAGGTGGCCAAGGTAACGATCGCCTACGAACCGAGCTGGGCAATCGGCACCGGCCAGAGTGCCGATCCGAGCCAGGCGGAGGAGGGCTGCTACCTGATCCGCCAGACCATCGCCGACATGTATGGCGAGCAGATTGCAAACGAGGTCCGGATTCTTTATGGCGGCAGCGTTACGACCAAGAACGTCAACGCGTTGATGGCCAAACCGGATATCGACGGGGCCCTGGTCGGAATCGCCAGTCTCGATCCGCAAACCTTTTTGCAAATCGTCAATCATTAG
- the eno gene encoding phosphopyruvate hydratase, whose protein sequence is MSLITDIYAREVLDSRGNPTVEAEVYTEAGGVGRGIVPSGASTGEHEAVELRDGDKDRFGGKGVLKAVSNVNNIIAKEIVGMEVTDQIAIDKAMIKLDGTPNKGKLGANAILSVSLAAARAAADELQVPLYNYLGGFNAHVMPTPMMNVINGGAHSDNKVDFQEFMIMPVGAPTVREAIRWGSETFHALKKELEDAGKVTSVGDEGGFAPDFANNAEPFEYLIKAIKDAGYKPGKDIAIAFDVAASELWDNDTKKYKLRWSTGEEYTTDEWIDYLSGIIEKYPIVSVEDPIDENNWDDWVTLTNKLGKKVQLVGDDFFVTNTDYLKKGIRMGAANSILIKLNQIGTLTETVEAIEMAKEAGYTAIVSHRSGETEDTTIADLVVATNAGQIKTGSMSRTDRLAKYNQLMRIEDQLGDVAQYKGIHSFYNLSEQARQDIENR, encoded by the coding sequence ATGTCACTTATTACAGATATTTACGCCCGTGAAGTTCTTGATTCACGTGGTAACCCAACCGTTGAAGCCGAAGTTTACACTGAGGCTGGCGGTGTTGGCCGTGGAATTGTTCCTTCAGGTGCTTCAACTGGTGAACACGAAGCCGTTGAATTGCGTGACGGTGACAAGGACCGTTTCGGCGGCAAGGGTGTTCTGAAGGCCGTTTCCAACGTTAACAACATCATTGCGAAGGAAATCGTCGGCATGGAAGTTACTGACCAAATCGCTATCGACAAGGCCATGATCAAGCTGGACGGTACTCCAAACAAGGGTAAGCTTGGTGCCAACGCCATCCTGTCCGTTTCATTAGCTGCTGCCCGTGCTGCTGCTGACGAACTGCAGGTTCCTTTGTACAACTACCTTGGCGGTTTCAACGCTCACGTTATGCCAACGCCAATGATGAACGTTATCAACGGTGGTGCTCACTCTGATAACAAGGTTGACTTCCAGGAATTCATGATCATGCCAGTTGGTGCACCAACTGTCCGTGAAGCTATTCGTTGGGGTTCAGAAACTTTCCACGCCCTGAAGAAGGAACTGGAAGACGCTGGTAAGGTAACTTCTGTTGGTGACGAAGGTGGATTTGCTCCTGACTTTGCTAACAACGCAGAACCATTCGAATACCTGATCAAGGCCATCAAGGATGCCGGTTACAAGCCAGGCAAGGACATTGCCATTGCCTTTGACGTTGCCGCTTCCGAACTGTGGGACAACGACACCAAGAAGTACAAGCTTCGTTGGTCCACTGGTGAAGAATACACCACTGACGAATGGATCGACTACCTGTCCGGGATCATTGAAAAGTACCCAATCGTTTCTGTCGAAGACCCAATCGACGAAAACAACTGGGATGACTGGGTAACCCTGACCAACAAGCTTGGTAAGAAGGTTCAACTGGTTGGTGACGACTTCTTCGTAACCAACACCGACTACCTGAAGAAGGGTATCCGCATGGGTGCTGCCAACTCCATCCTGATCAAGCTCAACCAGATCGGTACGCTGACCGAAACTGTTGAAGCTATTGAAATGGCTAAGGAAGCTGGCTACACTGCCATCGTTTCTCACCGTTCTGGTGAAACCGAAGACACGACCATCGCTGACCTGGTTGTTGCTACGAACGCCGGCCAGATCAAGACTGGTTCTATGAGCCGGACTGACCGTCTTGCTAAGTACAACCAGCTGATGCGGATCGAAGACCAACTTGGCGACGTTGCTCAATACAAGGGCATCCACTCATTCTACAACCTGAGTGAACAAGCTCGTCAAGACATCGAAAACCGTTAA
- the ptsP gene encoding phosphoenolpyruvate--protein phosphotransferase yields MSQDIQGIAASDGIGIAPVYLLTPPDLSYQKRRIDDPVQEYQRVKQAFADSIEDLQQIKENAKQRLSDKELDVFDAHITILSDPEMLGQIQNEINDLRVNAEEAVSKVTGNFANMLAAMRDNKYMQERATDVRDIAQRTLSHLLGKKLPNLAAITEPVIVVAHELTPSDTSQMDPRLIKGIVTDTGGRTSHAAIMSRTLRIPAVVGTNVITEQVKNGQRMVVDGLSGHVIVDPSNTEINAYRQKAAGYSEQSAEWAQLVDAPSVSKDGKRFHITANIGTPDDVNDVIKQGAEGIGLFRSEFLYMGSDHLPTEDEQFEAYRRVIVNMQGKRVVVRTLDIGGDKPLPFLPLPREMNPFLGYRAIRICLDHPEIFKPQLRALIRASQYGPLSIMFPMIATIQELRKAKRIFNDCKQELQMKQPGIGDDIRLGMMIEIPLAAVNAEKMAREVDFFSIGTNDLIQYSFAADRGSDAVSYLYQPLNPAFLNLVRHIILAGHKYNIPVAMCGEMAGDKWALPLLMGMDLDNYSMSSSGVLRTRSMMKHLDTTECRHVVNDAITNCSTSQEVKSLVRNSLNIK; encoded by the coding sequence ATGTCTCAAGACATTCAGGGAATTGCAGCCAGTGACGGCATCGGCATTGCGCCGGTCTATTTGCTGACGCCGCCCGACTTATCGTATCAGAAGCGGCGGATTGATGATCCCGTGCAGGAGTATCAGCGGGTCAAGCAGGCCTTCGCGGACTCCATCGAAGATCTTCAGCAGATCAAGGAGAACGCCAAGCAGCGGCTCAGCGACAAGGAGTTGGATGTCTTTGACGCCCACATCACGATTCTGTCGGACCCGGAAATGCTCGGGCAAATCCAAAACGAAATCAACGATCTGCGAGTCAACGCGGAGGAGGCCGTCTCTAAGGTGACGGGCAACTTTGCCAACATGCTGGCGGCGATGCGGGACAATAAGTATATGCAGGAACGGGCGACCGACGTGCGGGACATTGCCCAGCGGACCCTTAGCCACCTGCTAGGCAAGAAGCTGCCGAATCTCGCTGCCATTACCGAGCCGGTGATCGTGGTGGCCCACGAGCTGACCCCTTCGGATACCTCCCAGATGGATCCGCGGCTGATTAAGGGGATCGTCACCGACACCGGCGGCCGGACTAGCCATGCTGCCATCATGTCGCGGACCCTGCGTATTCCGGCGGTGGTTGGCACCAACGTCATCACTGAGCAGGTCAAGAACGGCCAGCGGATGGTGGTCGACGGCTTGAGCGGTCACGTGATTGTCGATCCTTCGAATACCGAAATCAATGCGTACCGGCAAAAGGCGGCCGGTTACAGCGAACAGAGTGCCGAGTGGGCGCAGCTGGTTGACGCTCCATCCGTTTCCAAGGATGGCAAGCGATTCCACATTACTGCCAACATCGGGACCCCGGATGATGTCAACGACGTGATCAAGCAGGGGGCCGAGGGAATTGGCCTTTTCCGCTCCGAGTTTCTCTATATGGGTAGCGACCACCTGCCGACCGAGGACGAGCAGTTCGAGGCCTACCGGCGGGTGATCGTCAACATGCAGGGAAAGCGAGTCGTTGTTCGAACCCTGGACATCGGTGGCGACAAGCCCCTGCCGTTTTTGCCCCTGCCACGGGAAATGAATCCCTTCCTTGGCTACCGGGCCATCCGGATTTGCCTGGACCATCCCGAAATTTTCAAGCCCCAGCTGCGGGCCCTGATTCGCGCCTCCCAGTACGGGCCGTTATCGATCATGTTTCCGATGATCGCCACGATCCAGGAGTTGCGCAAGGCCAAGCGGATCTTTAACGATTGCAAGCAGGAGCTGCAGATGAAGCAGCCCGGCATTGGGGACGACATCCGTCTCGGAATGATGATTGAAATTCCGCTGGCGGCGGTCAATGCTGAGAAAATGGCCCGGGAGGTCGATTTCTTCAGCATCGGCACCAACGATCTCATCCAGTACAGCTTCGCGGCCGACCGGGGCAGCGACGCCGTATCCTACCTCTACCAGCCGCTGAATCCAGCCTTCTTGAACCTGGTGCGTCACATTATCCTTGCCGGTCACAAGTACAACATTCCGGTGGCGATGTGCGGCGAGATGGCCGGCGACAAGTGGGCGCTGCCACTTTTGATGGGGATGGACCTGGATAACTACTCGATGTCCTCATCCGGCGTGCTGCGGACCCGGAGCATGATGAAGCACCTCGATACGACGGAGTGCCGCCACGTGGTCAATGACGCCATCACCAATTGTTCCACCAGCCAGGAGGTCAAGTCCCTGGTGCGTAATAGTTTGAATATCAAGTAA
- a CDS encoding amino acid permease, translating into MKDTAPKLRRSMTAGQMEMISLGGAIGVGLFMGATSTIKWTGPSVLLAYAFVGLILYIVMRALGEMIYINPGTGSFADYATEYVHPLAGYLAKWANVFEYIVVGMSEVVAATEYLKYWWPHMHTWVAGIVIIVFLVLANLASAKAYGSLEFWFAMIKVVTIIFMILLGFMVIFFGFGNGGRPTGFSNLWAHGGFFTGGVSGFFFSMSIIVGSYEGIELLGISAGEVADPQKAIVKSVKSVLFRILIFYVGAIFVIVTIYPWNKLSSVGSPFVSTFAKVGITAAASIINFVVLTAALSGANSGIYSSSRMLFKLAHEGDAPKIFGRLSKRVVPDAAILGISGGILLGFIIDMVASIYSKSTADMFVVVFSSSVLPGMIPWFVILLAEMRFRRNNPDLMTDHPFKLPLYPFSNYFAFLMLIVIVIFMFINPDTRVSVIVGAAVLIVATLVYLVRHHGQLQTKS; encoded by the coding sequence ATGAAAGATACTGCGCCAAAGCTCCGGCGGTCGATGACGGCGGGGCAGATGGAGATGATTTCTCTTGGTGGTGCGATCGGGGTTGGCCTCTTCATGGGGGCAACCTCGACAATCAAGTGGACTGGGCCGTCAGTCCTTTTGGCCTACGCCTTCGTCGGCCTGATCCTCTACATCGTAATGCGAGCCCTCGGGGAGATGATTTACATCAACCCGGGAACGGGGTCGTTCGCGGATTACGCGACCGAATACGTCCATCCGCTGGCCGGTTACCTGGCTAAGTGGGCCAACGTTTTCGAATACATTGTGGTCGGCATGTCCGAAGTGGTGGCGGCGACCGAGTATCTGAAGTACTGGTGGCCTCACATGCACACCTGGGTGGCCGGAATCGTGATCATCGTCTTCTTGGTCCTCGCTAACCTGGCAAGTGCTAAGGCCTATGGCTCCCTGGAGTTCTGGTTTGCGATGATCAAGGTCGTCACGATCATCTTCATGATCCTGCTGGGCTTCATGGTGATCTTCTTCGGCTTCGGCAACGGCGGGCGCCCAACCGGCTTTTCCAATCTCTGGGCTCACGGTGGTTTCTTCACCGGCGGGGTCTCCGGCTTCTTCTTCTCAATGTCGATCATTGTCGGCTCCTATGAGGGAATCGAGCTGCTCGGCATTTCCGCCGGGGAGGTGGCGGATCCGCAAAAGGCGATCGTCAAGTCGGTCAAGTCGGTGCTTTTCCGGATCCTGATCTTCTACGTCGGGGCGATCTTTGTCATCGTCACGATCTACCCGTGGAATAAGCTGAGCAGCGTTGGTTCGCCCTTCGTTTCGACCTTCGCCAAGGTGGGAATCACGGCGGCCGCCTCAATCATTAACTTCGTCGTGCTGACCGCGGCCCTGTCCGGCGCCAACTCCGGAATTTACAGTTCCAGCCGGATGCTCTTCAAGCTGGCCCACGAGGGGGATGCGCCGAAGATCTTCGGTCGACTCTCCAAGCGGGTGGTTCCTGACGCGGCGATCCTGGGTATCTCCGGCGGGATTCTGCTGGGCTTTATCATCGACATGGTGGCCTCAATTTACAGCAAGTCGACGGCCGACATGTTCGTGGTCGTCTTCTCGTCCTCTGTTTTGCCGGGGATGATCCCGTGGTTCGTGATTCTGCTGGCGGAGATGCGGTTCCGGCGCAACAATCCGGACCTGATGACCGACCACCCGTTTAAGCTGCCGCTTTACCCGTTTTCAAACTACTTCGCCTTCCTGATGCTGATCGTGATTGTGATCTTCATGTTCATCAACCCGGATACCCGGGTTTCGGTCATCGTCGGGGCGGCGGTACTGATCGTGGCCACCCTGGTTTACCTGGTGCGGCACCACGGTCAATTGCAAACTAAATCCTAA
- a CDS encoding ClC family H(+)/Cl(-) exchange transporter — MQKIQHDSQTKQLFRAILIGLLAGIVVSLFRLAIQHLLEFVGHSFQYFHTHPVWLIPWALGSVVLALALGIMAQRNPNIKGSGIPQVEGQLTSQFDEKWWPVLWRKFVGGILAIGSGLYLGREGPSIQLGATVGQGVAETMHANQLDRQVGIASGAAAGLSAAFNAPIASTIFILEEVYHNFSPVIWLATFVSALCSNLVSMVFFGLHPVLDVPYNHMLPTRYYWHLIVLGLLLGLLGRFYQVVILRLGKWTAKLKWLPPFAYPVIPFLLVMPIAWYWPQTLGGGNQLIGLLHQLPISLWLFIGLFVLRFVFSMISYASQLPGGIFLPILTLGAVLGAVYCALMVQLGLLPARYLPNFVIYAMAGYFACISKAPFTAILLITEMVGSLAHLMPLATVAVTAYLVVDSLHGEPVYTAMFNAFIGKHPQRCEHSATVPVTIYKGAALDGRLIKDFDWPANSIVTLIYRGEDKLIPNGKTKLMAGDTILVRANFAPDKRAYRQIMNAAHRADV, encoded by the coding sequence ATGCAGAAAATTCAGCACGACAGTCAAACTAAACAGCTTTTCCGCGCCATTCTGATTGGCCTCCTGGCGGGAATCGTGGTCAGCCTCTTTCGCCTCGCAATCCAGCACCTGCTGGAATTCGTTGGCCACAGCTTCCAGTACTTCCACACCCACCCAGTCTGGTTGATTCCCTGGGCGCTCGGCTCGGTCGTCCTGGCACTAGCCCTCGGGATCATGGCCCAGCGCAACCCCAACATCAAGGGCTCCGGGATTCCCCAGGTGGAGGGCCAGCTGACCAGCCAGTTCGATGAAAAATGGTGGCCGGTGCTCTGGCGTAAATTTGTCGGCGGAATCCTGGCAATCGGTTCCGGCCTCTATCTGGGACGGGAAGGACCGTCAATCCAGCTCGGTGCCACCGTCGGCCAGGGGGTGGCGGAAACAATGCACGCCAACCAATTGGATCGACAGGTTGGAATCGCCAGCGGTGCCGCGGCCGGGCTTTCAGCGGCCTTCAACGCGCCGATTGCCTCGACGATCTTCATCTTAGAGGAGGTCTACCATAACTTCTCGCCGGTGATTTGGCTGGCAACCTTCGTCTCGGCCCTCTGCTCCAACTTGGTCTCGATGGTCTTCTTCGGCCTGCACCCGGTCCTCGACGTACCCTATAACCACATGCTGCCAACCAGGTACTACTGGCACCTGATCGTCCTCGGCCTCTTGCTCGGCCTGTTGGGGCGCTTCTACCAGGTCGTGATTTTGCGATTGGGCAAGTGGACCGCTAAGCTGAAGTGGCTGCCGCCGTTTGCCTACCCGGTCATCCCCTTCCTGCTGGTGATGCCGATCGCCTGGTATTGGCCGCAGACCCTTGGCGGGGGGAACCAGCTGATCGGGCTTTTGCACCAGCTGCCGATTTCCCTCTGGCTCTTTATCGGCCTCTTCGTGCTGCGCTTTGTCTTTTCAATGATTAGCTACGCCTCACAGCTGCCCGGCGGGATCTTCCTGCCCATTCTGACCCTAGGGGCGGTCCTCGGGGCGGTTTACTGCGCCCTGATGGTTCAATTGGGCCTCCTGCCGGCCCGCTACCTGCCGAACTTTGTCATTTACGCGATGGCCGGTTACTTTGCCTGCATCAGCAAGGCGCCCTTTACCGCCATCCTGCTGATCACCGAAATGGTCGGCTCCCTGGCCCACCTGATGCCGCTGGCGACGGTTGCCGTGACTGCCTACTTAGTTGTGGATTCGCTGCACGGGGAACCGGTCTACACGGCGATGTTCAACGCCTTTATCGGCAAGCACCCGCAGCGCTGTGAGCATAGTGCGACCGTGCCGGTGACGATTTACAAGGGGGCCGCACTGGATGGCCGCTTGATCAAGGACTTTGATTGGCCGGCCAACAGCATCGTGACCCTAATCTATCGCGGGGAGGATAAGCTGATTCCCAACGGGAAAACGAAGCTAATGGCCGGGGACACGATTCTGGTCCGGGCCAACTTCGCACCCGATAAGCGGGCCTACCGTCAGATTATGAATGCGGCCCACCGAGCGGACGTATAG
- the secG gene encoding preprotein translocase subunit SecG, protein MYNTLMTLFLIDCVVLIACVMMQPAKNDNDAMSALTGGAGDLFSRRKARGFEAVMQIVTTICGALFFILALALVYVSSH, encoded by the coding sequence TTGTATAACACATTAATGACTTTATTTTTAATCGATTGCGTTGTGCTAATTGCCTGTGTCATGATGCAGCCAGCAAAGAACGATAACGATGCAATGTCTGCCCTGACCGGTGGTGCCGGTGACCTGTTCTCCCGGCGCAAGGCTCGGGGCTTTGAAGCGGTCATGCAAATTGTGACGACAATCTGTGGGGCGCTCTTCTTCATCCTGGCGTTGGCATTAGTTTACGTATCATCACATTAG
- a CDS encoding alpha/beta hydrolase: METYAGDSFYFRGGRQAVVLLHAYSGNTNDVRMLGRELQRHGYTVLGPLFSGHGGDPVRILQKGSPDDWWADTQLAIRRLRDNGFSQIAVFGLSLGGLLATRALENDSQLAGGGVFASPITTWGESNVPEYFPRLADDYYRRVRMPADEEKAKLAWIDQHLPAQLAQIQQMAHDLAINLEKIKQPFFIGQGGQDEMIDSASGEQLAQQLRAQGTPVDYHFYPTATHLLTVNSAHRQLFADVTNYLQKLFEVSNEQ, encoded by the coding sequence ATGGAAACCTATGCGGGAGACTCTTTTTATTTCCGGGGCGGCCGGCAAGCCGTAGTGCTGCTCCATGCCTACTCGGGCAATACCAACGACGTTCGGATGCTCGGTCGGGAATTGCAACGCCACGGCTACACGGTGCTGGGGCCGCTATTTAGCGGTCACGGTGGCGATCCGGTCCGGATTTTGCAAAAGGGCAGTCCGGATGACTGGTGGGCGGACACGCAGCTGGCCATCCGTCGGTTGCGCGACAACGGCTTTAGCCAAATCGCCGTTTTCGGCCTGTCCTTAGGCGGATTGCTGGCAACCCGGGCGCTGGAAAACGATTCGCAGCTGGCCGGTGGGGGCGTCTTTGCCTCGCCGATTACAACCTGGGGCGAATCCAACGTGCCGGAATACTTTCCGCGCTTGGCCGACGACTACTACCGGCGGGTTAGAATGCCCGCAGATGAGGAGAAAGCCAAGCTGGCCTGGATTGACCAGCACCTGCCGGCCCAGTTAGCGCAGATTCAGCAAATGGCCCATGATCTGGCCATCAACTTGGAAAAAATCAAGCAGCCGTTTTTCATTGGTCAGGGTGGTCAAGACGAGATGATCGACTCCGCTTCTGGTGAGCAGCTGGCACAGCAGTTGCGTGCGCAGGGCACTCCAGTCGATTACCATTTCTACCCAACGGCCACGCATCTCTTAACGGTTAACTCGGCCCACCGTCAGCTCTTTGCGGACGTTACTAATTATCTACAAAAATTATTCGAGGTATCAAATGAACAATAA